A stretch of Limanda limanda chromosome 7, fLimLim1.1, whole genome shotgun sequence DNA encodes these proteins:
- the scn8aa gene encoding sodium channel, voltage gated, type VIII, alpha subunit a isoform X7 — translation MALPLIAPPGPNSYKKFTVESLAIIEQRIAEEKNKKPPKQDSSYRDDDDENKPRPNTDLEAGRSLPYIYGDIPKGMVAIPLEDLDPFYLTSQKTFIVLNRGKTIFRFSATPALYFINPLNPVRRVAIKILIHSLFSMIIMCTILTNCIFMTFSDPPEWSKQVEYTFTGIYTFESLVKICARGFCIDGFTFLRDPWNWLDFMVISMAYITEFVDLGNVSALRTFRVLRALKTISVIPGLKTIVGALIQSVKKLSDVMILTVFCLSVFALIGLQLFMGNLRHKCVVWPINITENYMYGSSKGFDWKEYIMNDTNFYFIPGQLDALLCGNSSDSGRCPEGFTCMKAGRNPNYGYTSFDSFGWAFLALFRLMTQDFWENLYMLTLRAAGKTYMIFFVLVIFVGSFYLVNLILAVVAMAYEEQNQATMEEAIRKDEEFKAMLEQLKRQQEDAQTAAMATSAGTVSEDAVEDDGGGHLSCSSSEMSKLSSKSAKERRNRKKKWRQKEQDKEKCDSEKFVKSESDDGSKRSRFRFPDNRLGRKSSIMNQSLLSIPGSPFLSRHNSKSSIFSFKGRNKDGGSENEFADDEHSTVEECEDRRGSLFSPYRRNSYSGFHGKRNSTVDCNGVVSLQPTTEVEVKKKLSGSLMVSVDQLNTSFGRKERANSVMSVITNTLVEELEESQRKCPPCWYKFSNTFLIWECSPNWIKIKEIVNLIVMDPFVDLAITICIVLNTLFMAMEHYPMTPDFEHMLSVGNLVFTGIFAGEMLFKLVAMDPYYYFQEAWNCFDGFIVTLSLVELALADVEGLSVLRSFRLLRVFKLAKSWPTLNMLIKIIGNSVGALGNLTLVLAIIVFIFAVVGMQLFGKSYKDCVCKIAKECELPRWHMNDFFHSFLIVFRVLCGEWIETMWDCMEVAGQGMCLLVFMMVMVIGNLVVLNLFLALLLSSFSADNLAATDDDGEPNNLQISVKRIKVGIAWIKVKVRILMATLLKKPPMEDEQKPLDDMYDKKLNCIANHTGVDINRDLDYAKNGNGTTSGIGSSVGKYMIDEDHMSFIHNPNLTVCVPIAVGESDFENLNTEDFSSESECENSKELDETSSSEGSTIDIKPDVVEEVIVEAVEEYLEPEACWTEGCIAKYKCCDVPINVGWGKPWWFLRKTCFLIVEHNWFESLIIFMILLSSGALAFEDVYIEQRKTIRVILEYADRVFTYIFILEMLLKWVAYGFVKYFTNAWCWLDFFIVDVSIVSLVANALGYSDLGPIKSLRTLRALRPLRALSRFEGMRVVVNALVGAIPSIMNVLLVCLIFWLIFSIMGVNLFAGKYYYCFNQTSEEYFSVDVVNNKTQCVALMHQNFTEVRWKNVKINFDNVGAGYLALLQVATFKGWMDIMYAAVDSREVEDQPDYEVNIYMYIYFVVFIIFGSFFTLNLFIGVIIDNFNQQKKKFGGQDIFMTEEQKKYYNAMKKLGSKKPQKPIPRPQNMIQGMVFDFVQQQVFDISIMILICLNMVTMMVETDDQSDDTENVLYWVNFIFIVVFTTEFLLKLFALRHYYFTNGWNIFDVVVVILSIVGMFLADIIEKYFVSPTLFRVIRLARIGRILRLIKGAKGIRTLLFALMMSLPALFNIGLLLFLVMFIFSIFGMSNFGYVKHAAGIDDLYNFETFGNSMIILFMITTSAGWDGLLLPILNYEPDCDSRYENPGTNVKGDCGNPSVGIFFFVMYIIISFLIVVNMYIAIILENFSVATEESADPLSEDDFETFYEIWERFDPTASQFITFIKLSDFADALEHPLRVPKPNTIELIAMDMPMVSGDRIHCLDILFAFTKRVLGDSGELDMLRQQMEERFVQANPSKVSYEPITTTLRRKQEDVSARTIQNAYRCHLIRRGIIFKRRTFTNRLENGGNNQEKKESTPSTASLPSYDSVTKPDKEKQDDNKEEWARKDKDKNQKDEWESKC, via the exons aCATTTATAGTGCTAAATAGAGGGAAGACAATCTTCCGTTTTAGTGCCACACCTGCCTTGTACTTCATAAATCCTTTAAATCCGGTTAGGCGAGTAGCTATTAAAATTTTGATACATTC TCTTTTCAGCATGATCATAATGTGTACTATTTTGACCAACTGTATATTCATGACCTTTAGTGATCCTCCCGAGTGGTCAAAACAAGTAGA GTACACATTCACAGGAATTTATACATTTGAGTCGCTTGTTAAAATCTGCGCACGAGGATTCTGTATAGACGGGTTTACATTCCTCAGAGATCCATGGAACTGGCTGGATTTCATGGTCATTTCGATGGC ATATATAACAGAGTTTGTGGACCTGGGCAATGTATCTGCGCTGAGAACATTCAGAGTTCTCCGAGCATTGAAAACTATCTCTGTCATTCCAG GACTGAAGACCATCGTCGGCGCCCTCATCCAGTCTGTGAAGAAGCTCTCGGATGTGATGATCCTGACCGTCTTCTGCCTGAGCGTCTTCGCCCTCATCGGCCTGCAGCTCTTCATGGGCAACTTGCGGCACAAGTGTGTGGTCTGGCCGATCAACATCACCGAGAACTACATGTACGGCAGCAGCAAGGGCTTTGACTGGAAAGAGTACATCATGAACGACA CCAACTTCTACTTCATCCCTGGCCAGTTAGACGCTCTTCTCTGTGGGAACAGCTCTGACTCGGG CCGCTGCCCGGAGGGCTTCACATGCATGAAAGCTGGGAGGAATCCGAACTATGGCTACACCAGCTTTGACAGCTTCGGCTGGGCCTTCCTGGCTCTCTTCCGACTCATGACACAGGACTTCTGGGAAAACCTCTACATGCTG ACTCTGAGGGCGGCAGGGAAGACCTACATGATCTTCTTTGTCCTGGTGATCTTTGTGGGATCTTTCTACTTGGTGAATCTCATCCTGGCTGTGGTGGCCATGGCTTATGAGGAGCAGAACCAGGCCACCATGGAGGAGGCCATTCGTAAGGATGAGGAATTCAAGGCCATGCTGGAACAGCTCAAGAGACAGCAGGAGGACGCCCAG actgctgccatggcaacctCTGCAGGCACAGTGTCAGAGGATGCGGTAGAGGATGACGGAGGGGGGCATCTCTCGTGCAGCTCCTCCGAGATGTCGAAACTCAGCTCCAAGAGCGCCAAAGAGCGTCGCAACCGTAAGAAGAAATGGCGGCAGAAAGAGCAGGACAAGGAGAAATGCGACAGCGAGAAGTTTGTCAAGTCCGAGTCAGATGACGGCAGCAAGAGGAGCCGCTTCCGTTTCCCTGATAACCGGCTGGGTCGAAAGTCTTCCATTATGAACCAG tCCCTACTCAGCATACCCGGCTCGCCTTTCCTGTCCCGCCACAACAGTAAGAGCAGCATCTTCAGTTTCAAGGGCCGCAACAAGGACGGGGGTTCAGAGAACGAGTTCGCCGACGATGAGCACAGCACGGTGGAGGAGTGCGAGGATCGCCGGGGCTCCCTGTTCAGCCCGTACCGGCGGAACAGCTACAGCGGCTTCCACGGCAAGAGGAACAGCACGGTGGATTGCAATGGCGTGGTGTCGCT ACAGCCGACTACTGAGGTtgaggtgaagaagaagctgtCGGGCTCCCTGATGGTGTCTGTGGACCAGCTCAATACCTCCTTTGGGCGGAAAGAGCGGGCCAACAGTGTCATGAGCGTCATTACCAACACACTAGTGGAGG AACTGGAGGAGTCTCAGCGCAAGTGTCCGCCATGCTGGTATAAGTTTTCTAACACATTCCTGATCTGGGAGTGCTCCcccaattggattaagatcaagGAGATTGTGAACCTGATTGTCATGGACCCCTTCGTGGATTTAGCCATCACCATCTGCATCGTCCTGAACACCCTCTTCATGGCGATGGAGCACTACCCCATGACCCCCGACTTTGAGCACATGCTGTCCGTGGGCAATCTG GTTTTCACAGGGATCTTTGCAGGAGAGATGCTTTTCAAGCTGGTTGCTATGGATCCATATTACTACTTCCAGGAAGCCTGGAACTGTTTTGACGGATTCATTGTGACGCTGAGTTTAGTGGAGCTGGCTCTGGCTGATGTCGAAGGCCTGTCTGTGCTGCGGTCATTCCGATTG CTGAGAGTGTTTAAGCTGGCCAAGTCATGGCCAACCCTCAACATGCTGATCAAGATCATTGGTAACTCGGTGGGAGCCCTGGGGAACTTGACTCTGGTGCTGGCCATTATCGTCTTCATCTTTGCTGTGGTGGGCATGCAGCTGTTTGGGAAGAGCTACAAAGACTGTGTGTGCAAGATAGCCAAGGAATGTGAGCTGCCCCGCTGGCACATGAACGACTTCTTCCACTCCTTCCTGATCGTCTTCCGGGTGCTGTGCGGAGAGTGGATAGAGACCATGTGGGACTGCATGGAAGTGGCGGGCCAGGGCATGTGCCTCCTCGTCTTCATGATGGTCATGGTGATCGGCAACCTGGTG GTGTTGAACTTGTTCCTTGCCTTGTTGCTGAGCTCGTTCAGCGCCGACAACTTGGCTGCGACAGATGATGATGGCGAGCCCAACAACCTGCAGATTTCAGTTAAGCGCATAAAGGTAGGGATCGCATGGATAAAAGTGAAGGTGCGGATACTGATGGCCACCCTGCTAAAGAAACCCCCGATGGAGGATGAGCAGAAGCCTTTGGACGACATGTACGACAAGAAGCTGAACTGCATCGCTAATCACACTGGGGTGGACATCAACCGCGACCTGGACTACGCCAAGAACGGCAACGGCACCACTAGCGGTATAGGCAGCAGCGTGGGGAAGTACATGATCGACGAGGACCACATGTCTTTCATCCACAACCCGAATCTGACCGTCTGCGTGCCCATAGCTGTGGGAGAGTCCGACTTTGAGAACCTCAACACGGAGGACTTCAGTAGCGAGTCGGAATGTGAGAACAGCAAAGAG CTGGATGAAACCAGCTCGTCAGAGGGCAGCACCATCGACATCAAGCCAgatgtggtggaggaggtgataGTGGAGGCGGTGGAGGAATACTTGGAACCAGAGGCCTGCTGGACAGAGG gttgcATCGCAAAGTATAAGTGCTGTGATGTTCCGATCAATGTGGGCTGGGGGAAGCCCTGGTGGTTCCTGAGAAAAACCTGCTTCCTGATTGTGGAACACAACTGGTTTGAGAGcctcatcatcttcatgatCCTCCTCAGCAGTGGCGCCCTG GCCTTTGAGGACGTGTACATCGAGCAGAGGAAGACCATTCGAGTCATTCTGGAGTACGCCGACAGGGTTTTCACCTACATCTTCATCCTGGAGATGTTGCTGAAGTGGGTCGCCTACGGTTTTGTCAAGTACTTCACCAACGCCTGGTGCTGGCTGGACTTCTTCATTGTGGAT GTGTCTATAGTCAGCCTTGTAGCTAATGCGCTGGGCTACTCCGATCTAGGGCCCATTAAATCACTCAGGACACTAAGGGCCTTGAGACCCCTCAGAGCCTTGTCACGTTTTGAAGGGATGAGG GTGGTAGTCAACGCCTTGGTGGGTGCCATCCCTTCCATTATGAATGTGTTGCTGGTTTGCCTCATCTTTTGGCTGATTTTCAGTATCATGGGGGTCAACCTGTTTGCGGGCAAGTACTACTACTGTTTCAATCAGACGTCAGAGGAATACTTCTCAGTTGACGTGGTCAACAACAAGACCCAGTGTGTGGCCCTCATGCACCAAAACTTTACTGAGGTCAGGTGGAAGAACGTCAAGATCAACTTTGACAATGTGGGCGCCGGCTACCTCGCCCTGCTGCAAGTG gCCACGTTCAAAGGCTGGATGGACATTATGTACGCGGCTGTGGATTCCAGAGAG GTGGAAGACCAACCAGACTACGAAGTCAACATCTACATGTACATCTACTTTGTGGTTTTTATCATATTCGGCTCCTTCTTCACCCTCAACCTCTTTATTGGTGTGATCATTGACAACTTCAAccagcaaaagaaaaag TTTGGAGGTCAGGACATCTTCATGACAGAGGAACAGAAGAAGTACTACAACGCCATGAAAAAACTGGGGTCCAAAAAGCCGCAAAAGCCTATTCCTCGACCACAG AACATGATCCAGGGAATGGTGTTTGACTtcgtgcagcagcaggttttcgaCATCTCCATCATGATACTGATCTGCCTCAACATGGTCACCATGATGGTGGAAACAGACGATCAGTCGGACGACACGGAGAACGTCCTCTACTGGGtcaacttcatcttcattgTAGTCTTCACCACAGAGTTCCTGCTTAAGCTCTTTGCCCTTCGCCACTATTACTTCACCAACGGCTGGAATATTTTCGACGTGGTGGTGGTCATCCTGTCTATTGTTG GTATGTTCTTGGCTGACATCATTGAGAAGTACTTTGTGTCACCAACCCTGTTCAGGGTGATCAGGCTGGCTCGTATCGGTCGTATCCTCCGTCTGATTAAAGGAGCGAAGGGCATCCGGACTTTGCTCTTCgctttgatgatgtcactgcCAGCCCTGTTCAACATTGGCTTACTGCTCTTCCTGGTCATGttcatcttctccatcttcGGCATGTCTAACTTTGGCTACGTGAAGCACGCAGCGGGCATTGACGACCTGTACAACTTTGAAACCTTTGGCAACAGCATGATTATTCTGTTTATGATCACTACGTCGGCTGGATGGGACGGCCTGCTGCTGCCAATCCTCAACTACGAACCAGACTGCGACTCTCGCTACGAGAACCCTGGAACAAATGTGAAGGGGGACTGTGGTAATCCCTCAGTGGGAATCTTCTTTTTTGTCATGTACATCATCATTTCTTTCCTGATTGTGGTCAACATGTACATTGCCATCATCTTGGAGAACTTCAGTGTGGCTACAGAAGAAAGTGCTGATCCACTCAGTGAGGACGACTTTGAGACCTTCTACGAGATCTGGGAGAGGTTTGACCCAACTGCCTCTCAGTTCATCACGTTCATAAAGCTGTCTGACTTTGCAGACGCATTGGAGCATCCACTTCGCGTGCCAAAGCCCAACACTATAGAACTAATTGCCATGGACATGCCCATGGTGAGTGGCGACCGCATTCACTGCCTGGACATCCTGTTTGCCTTCACAAAGCGTGTGCTGGGTGACAGTGGTGAGTTGGACATGCTGAGGCAGCAGATGGAAGAGCGTTTTGTGCAAGCCAACCCCTCCAAGGTGTCGTATGAACCCATCACCACCACACTGCGCCGCAAACAGGAAGATGTCTCTGCCAGAACTATCCAGAACGCCTACCGCTGTCACCTCATCAGGCGTGGCATCATCTTCAAGCGCCGCACTTTTACTAATAGGCTTGAAAATGGTGGGAACAaccaggagaagaaagagagcaCGCCATCCACAGCCTCTCTTCCCTCTTACGACAGCGTGACCAAACCTGACAAGGAGAAGCAGGATGACAACAAGGAGGAGTGGGCCAGGAAAGATAAGGACAAAAACCAAAAAGATGAGTGGGAATCCAAGTGTTAG
- the scn8aa gene encoding sodium channel, voltage gated, type VIII, alpha subunit a isoform X12, which produces MALPLIAPPGPNSYKKFTVESLAIIEQRIAEEKNKKPPKQDSSYRDDDDENKPRPNTDLEAGRSLPYIYGDIPKGMVAIPLEDLDPFYLTSQKTFIVLNRGKTIFRFSATPALYFINPLNPVRRVAIKILIHSLFSMIIMCTILTNCIFMTFSDPPEWSKQVEYTFTGIYTFESLVKICARGFCIDGFTFLRDPWNWLDFMVISMAYITEFVDLGNVSALRTFRVLRALKTISVIPGLKTIVGALIQSVKKLSDVMILTVFCLSVFALIGLQLFMGNLRHKCVVWPINITENYMYGSSKGFDWKEYIMNDTNFYFIPGQLDALLCGNSSDSGRCPEGFTCMKAGRNPNYGYTSFDSFGWAFLALFRLMTQDFWENLYMLTLRAAGKTYMIFFVLVIFVGSFYLVNLILAVVAMAYEEQNQATMEEAIRKDEEFKAMLEQLKRQQEDAQTAAMATSAGTVSEDAVEDDGGGHLSCSSSEMSKLSSKSAKERRNRKKKWRQKEQDKEKCDSEKFVKSESDDGSKRSRFRFPDNRLGRKSSIMNQSLLSIPGSPFLSRHNSKSSIFSFKGRNKDGGSENEFADDEHSTVEECEDRRGSLFSPYRRNSYSGFHGKRNSTVDCNGVVSLIGPGPGGRLLPEPTTEVEVKKKLSGSLMVSVDQLNTSFGRKERANSVMSVITNTLVEELEESQRKCPPCWYKFSNTFLIWECSPNWIKIKEIVNLIVMDPFVDLAITICIVLNTLFMAMEHYPMTPDFEHMLSVGNLVFTGIFAGEMLFKLVAMDPYYYFQEAWNCFDGFIVTLSLVELALADVEGLSVLRSFRLLRVFKLAKSWPTLNMLIKIIGNSVGALGNLTLVLAIIVFIFAVVGMQLFGKSYKDCVCKIAKECELPRWHMNDFFHSFLIVFRVLCGEWIETMWDCMEVAGQGMCLLVFMMVMVIGNLVVLNLFLALLLSSFSADNLAATDDDGEPNNLQISVKRIKVGIAWIKVKVRILMATLLKKPPMEDEQKPLDDMYDKKLNCIANHTGVDINRDLDYAKNGNGTTSGIGSSVGKYMIDEDHMSFIHNPNLTVCVPIAVGESDFENLNTEDFSSESECENSKELDETSSSEGSTIDIKPDVVEEVIVEAVEEYLEPEACWTEGCIAKYKCCDVPINVGWGKPWWFLRKTCFLIVEHNWFESLIIFMILLSSGALAFEDVYIEQRKTIRVILEYADRVFTYIFILEMLLKWVAYGFVKYFTNAWCWLDFFIVDVVVNALVGAIPSIMNVLLVCLIFWLIFSIMGVNLFAGKYYYCFNQTSEEYFSVDVVNNKTQCVALMHQNFTEVRWKNVKINFDNVGAGYLALLQVATFKGWMDIMYAAVDSREVEDQPDYEVNIYMYIYFVVFIIFGSFFTLNLFIGVIIDNFNQQKKKFGGQDIFMTEEQKKYYNAMKKLGSKKPQKPIPRPQNMIQGMVFDFVQQQVFDISIMILICLNMVTMMVETDDQSDDTENVLYWVNFIFIVVFTTEFLLKLFALRHYYFTNGWNIFDVVVVILSIVGMFLADIIEKYFVSPTLFRVIRLARIGRILRLIKGAKGIRTLLFALMMSLPALFNIGLLLFLVMFIFSIFGMSNFGYVKHAAGIDDLYNFETFGNSMIILFMITTSAGWDGLLLPILNYEPDCDSRYENPGTNVKGDCGNPSVGIFFFVMYIIISFLIVVNMYIAIILENFSVATEESADPLSEDDFETFYEIWERFDPTASQFITFIKLSDFADALEHPLRVPKPNTIELIAMDMPMVSGDRIHCLDILFAFTKRVLGDSGELDMLRQQMEERFVQANPSKVSYEPITTTLRRKQEDVSARTIQNAYRCHLIRRGIIFKRRTFTNRLENGGNNQEKKESTPSTASLPSYDSVTKPDKEKQDDNKEEWARKDKDKNQKDEWESKC; this is translated from the exons aCATTTATAGTGCTAAATAGAGGGAAGACAATCTTCCGTTTTAGTGCCACACCTGCCTTGTACTTCATAAATCCTTTAAATCCGGTTAGGCGAGTAGCTATTAAAATTTTGATACATTC TCTTTTCAGCATGATCATAATGTGTACTATTTTGACCAACTGTATATTCATGACCTTTAGTGATCCTCCCGAGTGGTCAAAACAAGTAGA GTACACATTCACAGGAATTTATACATTTGAGTCGCTTGTTAAAATCTGCGCACGAGGATTCTGTATAGACGGGTTTACATTCCTCAGAGATCCATGGAACTGGCTGGATTTCATGGTCATTTCGATGGC ATATATAACAGAGTTTGTGGACCTGGGCAATGTATCTGCGCTGAGAACATTCAGAGTTCTCCGAGCATTGAAAACTATCTCTGTCATTCCAG GACTGAAGACCATCGTCGGCGCCCTCATCCAGTCTGTGAAGAAGCTCTCGGATGTGATGATCCTGACCGTCTTCTGCCTGAGCGTCTTCGCCCTCATCGGCCTGCAGCTCTTCATGGGCAACTTGCGGCACAAGTGTGTGGTCTGGCCGATCAACATCACCGAGAACTACATGTACGGCAGCAGCAAGGGCTTTGACTGGAAAGAGTACATCATGAACGACA CCAACTTCTACTTCATCCCTGGCCAGTTAGACGCTCTTCTCTGTGGGAACAGCTCTGACTCGGG CCGCTGCCCGGAGGGCTTCACATGCATGAAAGCTGGGAGGAATCCGAACTATGGCTACACCAGCTTTGACAGCTTCGGCTGGGCCTTCCTGGCTCTCTTCCGACTCATGACACAGGACTTCTGGGAAAACCTCTACATGCTG ACTCTGAGGGCGGCAGGGAAGACCTACATGATCTTCTTTGTCCTGGTGATCTTTGTGGGATCTTTCTACTTGGTGAATCTCATCCTGGCTGTGGTGGCCATGGCTTATGAGGAGCAGAACCAGGCCACCATGGAGGAGGCCATTCGTAAGGATGAGGAATTCAAGGCCATGCTGGAACAGCTCAAGAGACAGCAGGAGGACGCCCAG actgctgccatggcaacctCTGCAGGCACAGTGTCAGAGGATGCGGTAGAGGATGACGGAGGGGGGCATCTCTCGTGCAGCTCCTCCGAGATGTCGAAACTCAGCTCCAAGAGCGCCAAAGAGCGTCGCAACCGTAAGAAGAAATGGCGGCAGAAAGAGCAGGACAAGGAGAAATGCGACAGCGAGAAGTTTGTCAAGTCCGAGTCAGATGACGGCAGCAAGAGGAGCCGCTTCCGTTTCCCTGATAACCGGCTGGGTCGAAAGTCTTCCATTATGAACCAG tCCCTACTCAGCATACCCGGCTCGCCTTTCCTGTCCCGCCACAACAGTAAGAGCAGCATCTTCAGTTTCAAGGGCCGCAACAAGGACGGGGGTTCAGAGAACGAGTTCGCCGACGATGAGCACAGCACGGTGGAGGAGTGCGAGGATCGCCGGGGCTCCCTGTTCAGCCCGTACCGGCGGAACAGCTACAGCGGCTTCCACGGCAAGAGGAACAGCACGGTGGATTGCAATGGCGTGGTGTCGCTCATCGGCCCTGGGCCCGGTGGACGCCTTCTGCCTGAG CCGACTACTGAGGTtgaggtgaagaagaagctgtCGGGCTCCCTGATGGTGTCTGTGGACCAGCTCAATACCTCCTTTGGGCGGAAAGAGCGGGCCAACAGTGTCATGAGCGTCATTACCAACACACTAGTGGAGG AACTGGAGGAGTCTCAGCGCAAGTGTCCGCCATGCTGGTATAAGTTTTCTAACACATTCCTGATCTGGGAGTGCTCCcccaattggattaagatcaagGAGATTGTGAACCTGATTGTCATGGACCCCTTCGTGGATTTAGCCATCACCATCTGCATCGTCCTGAACACCCTCTTCATGGCGATGGAGCACTACCCCATGACCCCCGACTTTGAGCACATGCTGTCCGTGGGCAATCTG GTTTTCACAGGGATCTTTGCAGGAGAGATGCTTTTCAAGCTGGTTGCTATGGATCCATATTACTACTTCCAGGAAGCCTGGAACTGTTTTGACGGATTCATTGTGACGCTGAGTTTAGTGGAGCTGGCTCTGGCTGATGTCGAAGGCCTGTCTGTGCTGCGGTCATTCCGATTG CTGAGAGTGTTTAAGCTGGCCAAGTCATGGCCAACCCTCAACATGCTGATCAAGATCATTGGTAACTCGGTGGGAGCCCTGGGGAACTTGACTCTGGTGCTGGCCATTATCGTCTTCATCTTTGCTGTGGTGGGCATGCAGCTGTTTGGGAAGAGCTACAAAGACTGTGTGTGCAAGATAGCCAAGGAATGTGAGCTGCCCCGCTGGCACATGAACGACTTCTTCCACTCCTTCCTGATCGTCTTCCGGGTGCTGTGCGGAGAGTGGATAGAGACCATGTGGGACTGCATGGAAGTGGCGGGCCAGGGCATGTGCCTCCTCGTCTTCATGATGGTCATGGTGATCGGCAACCTGGTG GTGTTGAACTTGTTCCTTGCCTTGTTGCTGAGCTCGTTCAGCGCCGACAACTTGGCTGCGACAGATGATGATGGCGAGCCCAACAACCTGCAGATTTCAGTTAAGCGCATAAAGGTAGGGATCGCATGGATAAAAGTGAAGGTGCGGATACTGATGGCCACCCTGCTAAAGAAACCCCCGATGGAGGATGAGCAGAAGCCTTTGGACGACATGTACGACAAGAAGCTGAACTGCATCGCTAATCACACTGGGGTGGACATCAACCGCGACCTGGACTACGCCAAGAACGGCAACGGCACCACTAGCGGTATAGGCAGCAGCGTGGGGAAGTACATGATCGACGAGGACCACATGTCTTTCATCCACAACCCGAATCTGACCGTCTGCGTGCCCATAGCTGTGGGAGAGTCCGACTTTGAGAACCTCAACACGGAGGACTTCAGTAGCGAGTCGGAATGTGAGAACAGCAAAGAG CTGGATGAAACCAGCTCGTCAGAGGGCAGCACCATCGACATCAAGCCAgatgtggtggaggaggtgataGTGGAGGCGGTGGAGGAATACTTGGAACCAGAGGCCTGCTGGACAGAGG gttgcATCGCAAAGTATAAGTGCTGTGATGTTCCGATCAATGTGGGCTGGGGGAAGCCCTGGTGGTTCCTGAGAAAAACCTGCTTCCTGATTGTGGAACACAACTGGTTTGAGAGcctcatcatcttcatgatCCTCCTCAGCAGTGGCGCCCTG GCCTTTGAGGACGTGTACATCGAGCAGAGGAAGACCATTCGAGTCATTCTGGAGTACGCCGACAGGGTTTTCACCTACATCTTCATCCTGGAGATGTTGCTGAAGTGGGTCGCCTACGGTTTTGTCAAGTACTTCACCAACGCCTGGTGCTGGCTGGACTTCTTCATTGTGGAT GTGGTAGTCAACGCCTTGGTGGGTGCCATCCCTTCCATTATGAATGTGTTGCTGGTTTGCCTCATCTTTTGGCTGATTTTCAGTATCATGGGGGTCAACCTGTTTGCGGGCAAGTACTACTACTGTTTCAATCAGACGTCAGAGGAATACTTCTCAGTTGACGTGGTCAACAACAAGACCCAGTGTGTGGCCCTCATGCACCAAAACTTTACTGAGGTCAGGTGGAAGAACGTCAAGATCAACTTTGACAATGTGGGCGCCGGCTACCTCGCCCTGCTGCAAGTG gCCACGTTCAAAGGCTGGATGGACATTATGTACGCGGCTGTGGATTCCAGAGAG GTGGAAGACCAACCAGACTACGAAGTCAACATCTACATGTACATCTACTTTGTGGTTTTTATCATATTCGGCTCCTTCTTCACCCTCAACCTCTTTATTGGTGTGATCATTGACAACTTCAAccagcaaaagaaaaag TTTGGAGGTCAGGACATCTTCATGACAGAGGAACAGAAGAAGTACTACAACGCCATGAAAAAACTGGGGTCCAAAAAGCCGCAAAAGCCTATTCCTCGACCACAG AACATGATCCAGGGAATGGTGTTTGACTtcgtgcagcagcaggttttcgaCATCTCCATCATGATACTGATCTGCCTCAACATGGTCACCATGATGGTGGAAACAGACGATCAGTCGGACGACACGGAGAACGTCCTCTACTGGGtcaacttcatcttcattgTAGTCTTCACCACAGAGTTCCTGCTTAAGCTCTTTGCCCTTCGCCACTATTACTTCACCAACGGCTGGAATATTTTCGACGTGGTGGTGGTCATCCTGTCTATTGTTG GTATGTTCTTGGCTGACATCATTGAGAAGTACTTTGTGTCACCAACCCTGTTCAGGGTGATCAGGCTGGCTCGTATCGGTCGTATCCTCCGTCTGATTAAAGGAGCGAAGGGCATCCGGACTTTGCTCTTCgctttgatgatgtcactgcCAGCCCTGTTCAACATTGGCTTACTGCTCTTCCTGGTCATGttcatcttctccatcttcGGCATGTCTAACTTTGGCTACGTGAAGCACGCAGCGGGCATTGACGACCTGTACAACTTTGAAACCTTTGGCAACAGCATGATTATTCTGTTTATGATCACTACGTCGGCTGGATGGGACGGCCTGCTGCTGCCAATCCTCAACTACGAACCAGACTGCGACTCTCGCTACGAGAACCCTGGAACAAATGTGAAGGGGGACTGTGGTAATCCCTCAGTGGGAATCTTCTTTTTTGTCATGTACATCATCATTTCTTTCCTGATTGTGGTCAACATGTACATTGCCATCATCTTGGAGAACTTCAGTGTGGCTACAGAAGAAAGTGCTGATCCACTCAGTGAGGACGACTTTGAGACCTTCTACGAGATCTGGGAGAGGTTTGACCCAACTGCCTCTCAGTTCATCACGTTCATAAAGCTGTCTGACTTTGCAGACGCATTGGAGCATCCACTTCGCGTGCCAAAGCCCAACACTATAGAACTAATTGCCATGGACATGCCCATGGTGAGTGGCGACCGCATTCACTGCCTGGACATCCTGTTTGCCTTCACAAAGCGTGTGCTGGGTGACAGTGGTGAGTTGGACATGCTGAGGCAGCAGATGGAAGAGCGTTTTGTGCAAGCCAACCCCTCCAAGGTGTCGTATGAACCCATCACCACCACACTGCGCCGCAAACAGGAAGATGTCTCTGCCAGAACTATCCAGAACGCCTACCGCTGTCACCTCATCAGGCGTGGCATCATCTTCAAGCGCCGCACTTTTACTAATAGGCTTGAAAATGGTGGGAACAaccaggagaagaaagagagcaCGCCATCCACAGCCTCTCTTCCCTCTTACGACAGCGTGACCAAACCTGACAAGGAGAAGCAGGATGACAACAAGGAGGAGTGGGCCAGGAAAGATAAGGACAAAAACCAAAAAGATGAGTGGGAATCCAAGTGTTAG